One genomic window of Acidovorax radicis includes the following:
- a CDS encoding malate dehydrogenase gives MSKKPVRVAVTGAAGQIGYALLFRIASGEMLGKDQPVILQLLEVPVDGPQKALKGVMMELDDCAFPLLVEMTAHSDPMTAFKDADYALLVGSRPRGPGMERAELLAVNGAIFTAQGKALNAVASRNVKVLVVGNPANTNAYIAMKSAPDLPRKNFTAMLRLDHNRAASQIAAKTGKAVADIEKLTVWGNHSPTMYADYRFATIKGESVAKMINDQEWNANTFLPTVGKRGAAIIEARGLSSAASAANAAIDHMRDWALGTNGKWVTMGIPSDGQYGIPKDTMFGFPVTCENGEYKVVDGLEIDAFSQERINITLAELQGEQDGVKHLL, from the coding sequence TGGGCAAAGACCAGCCTGTCATCCTTCAGTTGCTCGAGGTGCCGGTGGATGGCCCCCAAAAAGCGCTCAAGGGCGTGATGATGGAACTGGACGACTGCGCGTTCCCGCTGCTCGTCGAGATGACTGCCCACAGCGATCCCATGACCGCCTTCAAGGACGCTGACTACGCGCTGCTGGTCGGTTCGCGCCCTCGCGGCCCGGGCATGGAGCGTGCCGAGCTGTTGGCCGTCAATGGCGCCATCTTCACGGCACAAGGCAAGGCCCTGAACGCCGTGGCTTCGCGCAACGTGAAGGTGCTGGTGGTGGGCAACCCCGCCAACACCAACGCCTACATCGCCATGAAGAGCGCACCTGACCTGCCGCGCAAGAACTTCACTGCCATGCTGCGCCTGGACCACAACCGCGCCGCCAGCCAGATCGCTGCCAAGACCGGCAAGGCTGTGGCCGACATCGAAAAGCTGACCGTCTGGGGCAACCACTCGCCCACGATGTACGCCGACTATCGCTTCGCCACTATCAAGGGCGAAAGCGTGGCCAAGATGATCAACGACCAGGAATGGAACGCCAACACCTTCCTGCCCACCGTCGGCAAGCGCGGCGCTGCCATCATCGAAGCGCGTGGCCTGTCTTCGGCTGCCTCGGCCGCCAATGCCGCCATCGACCATATGCGCGACTGGGCTCTGGGCACCAACGGCAAGTGGGTCACTATGGGTATCCCGTCGGACGGCCAGTACGGCATTCCCAAAGACACCATGTTTGGCTTTCCCGTGACCTGCGAAAACGGCGAGTACAAGGTCGTTGATGGCCTGGAAATCGACGCCTTCTCGCAAGAGCGCATCAACATCACGCTGGCCGAGTTGCAGGGCGAGCAAGACGGCGTTAAACACCTGCTGTAA
- a CDS encoding HpcH/HpaI aldolase/citrate lyase family protein, with protein sequence MQPTPLASGPQAAHVPVQGQGAALSSPASLRVHPRDVLLGAQAQTGFLPVCDHYSGVEARMRKSLQLQAEMMQELGTCVFDVTLDCEDGAPVGFESDHARLVASLALAANPLARVAARVHAVDHPSFVNDIATIAGEAGHRLCHIMVPKVESVDDVLRVERALAQSCSTRVPLHVLIESPAAVHRAFEIAAHPLVQSLSFGLMDFVSAHGGAIPAYGMTSGGQFAHPLVVRAKLEIAAACHANGKVPSHCVVTEFTDASAMLGAARRAALELGYTRMWSIHPAQIRPILEAFAPQQDDIEMAGKIIVAADQADWAPIRFEGALHDRASYRFYWQVLERAHSTGRALPLSVRAWFGATASVPS encoded by the coding sequence ATGCAGCCGACGCCATTGGCATCGGGCCCACAGGCCGCCCATGTCCCCGTGCAGGGGCAGGGCGCTGCGCTTTCTTCGCCAGCGTCGTTGCGCGTTCACCCGCGTGACGTGCTGCTGGGCGCTCAGGCTCAAACCGGGTTTCTTCCTGTATGCGACCACTACAGCGGAGTGGAAGCGCGTATGCGAAAAAGCCTGCAGTTGCAGGCCGAAATGATGCAGGAGCTGGGCACCTGTGTTTTTGATGTCACTCTTGATTGTGAAGATGGCGCGCCCGTAGGTTTTGAGTCTGACCATGCCCGGCTGGTTGCCAGCCTGGCGCTGGCTGCGAACCCTTTGGCGCGTGTGGCAGCCCGTGTCCATGCGGTGGACCACCCGTCCTTCGTCAACGATATTGCGACGATTGCGGGGGAGGCCGGCCACAGGCTCTGCCACATCATGGTGCCCAAGGTGGAATCCGTGGACGATGTGCTGCGGGTTGAGCGAGCGCTCGCGCAATCCTGCAGCACACGCGTGCCACTTCATGTCTTGATCGAATCGCCCGCTGCTGTGCACCGCGCGTTCGAGATCGCGGCCCACCCTCTGGTGCAGAGCCTGAGCTTTGGTCTTATGGATTTTGTATCTGCCCATGGTGGTGCCATTCCTGCTTATGGCATGACATCCGGTGGGCAGTTTGCACACCCGCTGGTGGTGCGCGCCAAGCTTGAAATAGCAGCGGCCTGTCATGCCAACGGCAAGGTCCCCTCGCATTGTGTCGTGACTGAATTCACCGATGCTTCAGCCATGCTGGGAGCGGCTCGCCGCGCCGCGCTAGAGTTGGGCTACACCCGCATGTGGAGCATTCATCCAGCGCAGATCCGTCCGATCCTGGAGGCCTTTGCGCCACAGCAGGACGACATTGAAATGGCCGGCAAGATAATTGTGGCCGCAGATCAGGCGGACTGGGCGCCCATCCGTTTCGAGGGCGCGCTGCATGACCGCGCCAGTTACCGGTTTTATTGGCAAGTTCTCGAGCGCGCGCACAGCACAGGGCGTGCGCTTCCTCTTTCCGTGCGTGCGTGGTTTGGCGCAACGGCTTCTGTTCCATCGTGA